In Hippocampus zosterae strain Florida chromosome 3, ASM2543408v3, whole genome shotgun sequence, a genomic segment contains:
- the ice2 gene encoding little elongation complex subunit 2 isoform X1 codes for MELVWEDPPVPDAPFFTKDVYDQYSLAPSSRELWASLQSPADTGRTQLKCGAQSGQKSTTKEVAQLHDGKDDSVCDTVDVDTAVEAPEGCQNPPKAYVADDGFPQPRLPFPCVSGLASNEQRAYLNFLCSKKLRVPPQHLKARVDQEVMQFQRYLQDVAKVCAGDYSFISQGALQYAEDYLRARLECIQTLPQLYQICEMTSLTGGTFNPALSLTLEKQLVVTGSVDITSCAIMAADAQLATDYQSVSSENPPAKKAKDMHAAISSDNNAEKLCERYEPHVCLTREALVTLMDNHGPDFAQRWELPVCIKVNHGKGVTPKKTVYIESPLPDNEITVRQKSLIYHEESLKLCFTKKGTRNVCHLMTELPVDDREPSLEGSQRNMIPLASDDLDFGVDLTDLETFGEAPNAKVQKTQNQPLKHVQSTSSPLSNKEKRLTNPLSGSSQEEMGASVSDIKHYVATEQTSPTVVKEANEATATKPTYESDKESDQDFEDDRLIIDDSTSPSQAATPTPASVPVASASPSHEKGTPCRQASKRAKAPTDQLGKILRMQTAMFSATSDAATKSPASSQETVSPTRCVEPPRHTLALSLVKPCVTSYLERNRQQGGETSAAPPVIHTDSPEKKKILSQELQAGAEDEQDYESPERGNLLYKLFSLQDVLLIVRTSVPVAQSRKIFPNPSHVVPVHVLPKLEYQLCHGVECLSNSEACQLWTERALHSSTVSFVAHINPHTSKVALLRRLPDAWRDNISCGFKPVKSLNILHHLLKKLIKMDKGRYLITHKPEEPFVTLLKAADGKACRSAYDLRQVHNGLPRTPTDGPVPWMPLDPTVALPFHKKHGRVPCTFPPRSTPQASVNGNAAKAGKPGGKKKKKNR; via the exons ATGGAACTGGTGTG GGAGGACCCTCCTGTGCCCGATGCTCCCTTCTTCACCAAAGATGTTTACGATCAATATTCGCTTGCACCCAGTAGTAGAGAACTGTGGGCTTCTCTACAAAG TCCTGCAGACACTGGCAGGACACAACTCAAGTGTGGTGCTCAGTCTGGACAAAAGTCTACTACCAAAGAAGTTGCACAGCTGCACGATGGCAAAGATGACTCCGTCTGCGACACCGTGGACGTAGACACGGCCGTGGAGGCTCCAGAGGGATGTCAAAATCCCCCCAAAGCATACGTGGCAGATGATGGCTTTCCTCAGCCCAGACTGCCCTTCCCATGCGTGTCCGGCCTGGCCAGCAATGAGCAGAGGGCATATCTGAACTTTTTGTGTAGTAAGAAGCTCAGGGTTCCTCCCCAG caCCTGAAAGCCCGAGTCGACCAAGAAGTGATGCAATTTCAGAGGTACTTGCAAGATGTGGCCAAAGTGTGCGCAGGCGACTACAGTTTCATATCCCAGGGAGCATTGCAATATGCCGAG GATTATTTGAGGGCACGTTTGGAGTGTATCCAAACATTACCTCAGCTCTATCAGATATGCGAGATGACCAGTTTGACAGGCGGAACTTTCAACCCGGCACTGTCTCTCACCTTGGAAAAACAGCTGGTTGTCACG GGCAGTGTGGATATCACGAGCTGCGCGATAATGGCTGCTGATGCACAGCTTGCAACGGATTATCAGAGTGTTTCATCAGAAAATCCTCCAGCCAAAAAAGCTAAGGACATGCACGCT GCAATCAGCAGCGATAACAATGCCGAGAAGCTGTGCGAGCGCTACGAGCCTCATGTGTGTCTCACCCGAGAGGCCCTGGTCACACTGATGGACAACCACGGTCCTGACTTTGCTCAGAGATGGGAACTTCCTGTTTGCATTAAAGTGAATCATGGCAAAG GTGTGACTCCGAAGAAGACTGTTTACATCGAATCCCCCCTGCCCGACAATGAAATAACAGTGAGACAAAAGAGTCTCATCTACCACGAGGAGAGTTTGAAGCTGTGCTTTACGAAGAAAGGAACAAGAAACGTTTGCCATTTAATGACGGAACTTCCTGTGGACGATCGGGAACCCTCGCTG GAAGGCTCCCAAAGAAACATGATCCCCCTCGCCAGCGATGATCTCGACTTTGGAGTGGACCTCACCGACCTGGAGACTTTTGGAGAGGCACCAAACGCAAAAGTGCAGAAGACGCAAAACCAGCCACTGAAACATGTTCAAAGTACGAGTTCGCCTCTTTCAAACAAGGAAAAACGGCTCACCAATCCTCTCAGCGGGAGTTCACAAGAGGAGATGGGCGCCTCCGTGTCCGATATCAAACACTACGTAGCAACAGAGCAGACGAGTCCGACGGTTGTCAAGGAAGCTAATGAGGCAACCGCTACAAAGCCAACATACGAGTCCGATAAAGAAAGTGACCAAGACTTTGAGGATGACAGACTGATCATCGATGACTCAACATCACCATCTCAAGCAGCGACACCCACCCCCGCCTCCGTGCCCGTGGCCTCGGCATCGCCCTCTCACGAAAAGGGGACACCATGCAGGCAAGCATCCAAACGAGCGAAGGCCCCAACCGACCAGCTGGGGAAGATCTTGCGCATGCAAACGGCCATGTTCAGCGCGACCAGCGACGCGGCCACCAAAAGCCCCGCTTCGTCTCAGGAAACCGTCTCGCCCACCCGGTGTGTGGAACCCCCGCGCCACACCCTCGCGCTGTCCCTAGTGAAACCTTGCGTGACCTCTTACTTGGAGAGAAACCGGCAACAGGGTGGAGAAACCTCAGCTGCTCCTCCGGTGATCCACACGGACTCTCCGGAGAAGAAAA AAATATTGTCCCAGGAGCTGCAGGCCGGCGCTGAGGACGAACAAGACTACGAGTCCCCGGAGAGAGGCAACCTGCTGTACAAGCTCTTCAGTCTCCAAGATGTTCTCCTCATAGTGCGCACCTCAGTCCCCGTCGCCCAATCCAGGAAAATATTCCCAAACCCAAGCCAT GTTGTACCGGTGCATGTTTTGCCCAAGCTGGAGTACCAGCTGTGTCACGGGGTCGAGTGTCTGAGTAACAGCGAGGCTTGCCAGCTTTGGACGGAAAGGGCACTTCACTCCAGTACAGTTTCCTtcgtag CTCACATCAATCCGCACACTTCTAAAGTAGCGCTGCTCAGAAGGCTGCCTGACGCTTGGAGAGACAACATCTCCTGCGGGTTCAA GCCGGTGAAGTCACTCAACATTCTGCACCACCTTTTGAAAAAGCTGATAAA AATGGACAAAGGGCGATACCTGATCACCCACAAACCAGAGGAGCCTTTTGTGACTTTGTTAAAAGCGGCCGACGGGAAAGCCTGTCGCAGTGCGTACGACTTGCGGCAAGTGCACAACGGCCTCCCCCGGACTCCCACTGATGGCCCAGTGCCCTGGATGCCTTTGGATCCCACTGTGGCGCTGCCGTTCCACAAGAAGCACGGCCGAGTCCCCTGCACTTTCCCCCCGCGATCTACGCCGCAG GCTTCAGTCAATGGAAATGCAGCCAAGGCGGGCAAGCCAGgaggcaagaagaagaaaaagaaccgCTGA
- the anxa2a gene encoding annexin A2a gives MAMVAEFLGQLALNTESQEPKYPTVLPALDFDPEKDAARIETAIKTKGVDEQTIIDILTKRTYSQRREIAFAYERRAKKDMISALKGALSGSVESVILGLMKSTSQYDASEIRGSIKGLGTDEETLIEILCSRSKSELREIKQVYKELFKKDLDKDVAGDTSGNFAKLLLALVQTKRDEPSTVVDYEKIDEDARKLYDAGVKNKGTDVATWISIMTERSVPHLQRVFQRYKSYSPYDMQESIMKEVKGDLQRSFLVLVQSFENKQLYFANRLHDAMKNKGCKEKVVSRIIVSRCEVDLKKICSEYKAHHGQSLQKTIVEHTKGDYQKVLLGLCGPEE, from the exons ATGGCGATGGTGGCTGAATTTCTGGGGCAACTGGCCCTCAACACTGAG TCCCAGGAGCCAAAATACCCGACTGTTCTACCCGCTTTGGACTTTGACCCTGAAAAAGATGCTGCGAGGATAGAGACGGCTATCAAAACCAAAG GTGTGGACGAACAGACCATCATTGACATCCTAACAAAGCGCACATACTCTCAGAGGAGGGAAATTGCATTTGCTTATGAAAGGAGAGCAAAGAAG GACATGATCTCAGCTTTGAAGGGGGCGTTGTCCGGCTCCGTGGAATCGGTCATCCTTGGCCTGATGAAGAGCACGTCACAGTATGACGCCTCAGAGATCAGAGGATCCATTAAG GGCCTTGGCACTGATGAAGAAACGCTCATCGAGATTCTGTGCTCCCGCAGCAAGTCGGAGCTGCGGGAGATCAAGCAAGTTTACAAGGAGT TGTTCAAGAAGGACCTGGATAAAGACGTTGCCGGCGACACTTCTGGAAACTTTGCAAAGCTGCTGCTGGCTTTGGTGCAG ACCAAGCGAGACGAGCCTTCCACCGTGGTGGACTATGAAAAGATTGATGAAGACGCCAGA AAACTGTACGACGCCGGCGTGAAGAACAAAGGAACAGACGTGGCCACGTGGATCTCCATAATGACTGAGAGGAGCGTCCCTCACCTGCAAAGAG TGTTTCAGAGGTACAAGAGTTACAGCCCCTACGACATGCAGGAGAGCATCATGAAGGAAGTGAAAGGAGACCTGCAGAGGTCCTTCCTGGTTCTCG TGCAAAGCTTTGAGAACAAACAGCTGTACTTTGCCAACAGACTCCACGACGCTATGAAG AATAAAGGATGCAAGGAGAAGGTGGTGAGCAGGATCATTGTGTCGCGCTGTGAAGTGGACCTGAAGAAGATCTGCTCAGAGTACAAAGCTCACCACGGCCAATCTCTTCAAAAGACCATTGTG GAACACACCAAGGGAGACTACCAGAAGGTTCTGTTGGGCCTCTGTGGACCAGAGGAGTAA
- the ice2 gene encoding little elongation complex subunit 2 isoform X2, translating into MELVWEDPPVPDAPFFTKDVYDQYSLAPSSRELWASLQSPADTGRTQLKCGAQSGQKSTTKEVAQLHDGKDDSVCDTVDVDTAVEAPEGCQNPPKAYVADDGFPQPRLPFPCVSGLASNEQRAYLNFLCSKKLRVPPQHLKARVDQEVMQFQRYLQDVAKVCAGDYSFISQGALQYAEDYLRARLECIQTLPQLYQICEMTSLTGGTFNPALSLTLEKQLVVTGSVDITSCAIMAADAQLATDYQSVSSENPPAKKAKDMHAAISSDNNAEKLCERYEPHVCLTREALVTLMDNHGPDFAQRWELPVCIKVNHGKGVTPKKTVYIESPLPDNEITVRQKSLIYHEESLKLCFTKKGTRNVCHLMTELPVDDREPSLEGSQRNMIPLASDDLDFGVDLTDLETFGEAPNAKVQKTQNQPLKHVQSTSSPLSNKEKRLTNPLSGSSQEEMGASVSDIKHYVATEQTSPTVVKEANEATATKPTYESDKESDQDFEDDRLIIDDSTSPSQAATPTPASVPVASASPSHEKGTPCRQASKRAKAPTDQLGKILRMQTAMFSATSDAATKSPASSQETVSPTRCVEPPRHTLALSLVKPCVTSYLERNRQQGGETSAAPPVIHTDSPEKKKILSQELQAGAEDEQDYESPERGNLLYKLFSLQDVLLIVRTSVPVAQSRKIFPNPSHVVPVHVLPKLEYQLCHGVECLSNSEACQLWTERALHSSTVSFVGR; encoded by the exons ATGGAACTGGTGTG GGAGGACCCTCCTGTGCCCGATGCTCCCTTCTTCACCAAAGATGTTTACGATCAATATTCGCTTGCACCCAGTAGTAGAGAACTGTGGGCTTCTCTACAAAG TCCTGCAGACACTGGCAGGACACAACTCAAGTGTGGTGCTCAGTCTGGACAAAAGTCTACTACCAAAGAAGTTGCACAGCTGCACGATGGCAAAGATGACTCCGTCTGCGACACCGTGGACGTAGACACGGCCGTGGAGGCTCCAGAGGGATGTCAAAATCCCCCCAAAGCATACGTGGCAGATGATGGCTTTCCTCAGCCCAGACTGCCCTTCCCATGCGTGTCCGGCCTGGCCAGCAATGAGCAGAGGGCATATCTGAACTTTTTGTGTAGTAAGAAGCTCAGGGTTCCTCCCCAG caCCTGAAAGCCCGAGTCGACCAAGAAGTGATGCAATTTCAGAGGTACTTGCAAGATGTGGCCAAAGTGTGCGCAGGCGACTACAGTTTCATATCCCAGGGAGCATTGCAATATGCCGAG GATTATTTGAGGGCACGTTTGGAGTGTATCCAAACATTACCTCAGCTCTATCAGATATGCGAGATGACCAGTTTGACAGGCGGAACTTTCAACCCGGCACTGTCTCTCACCTTGGAAAAACAGCTGGTTGTCACG GGCAGTGTGGATATCACGAGCTGCGCGATAATGGCTGCTGATGCACAGCTTGCAACGGATTATCAGAGTGTTTCATCAGAAAATCCTCCAGCCAAAAAAGCTAAGGACATGCACGCT GCAATCAGCAGCGATAACAATGCCGAGAAGCTGTGCGAGCGCTACGAGCCTCATGTGTGTCTCACCCGAGAGGCCCTGGTCACACTGATGGACAACCACGGTCCTGACTTTGCTCAGAGATGGGAACTTCCTGTTTGCATTAAAGTGAATCATGGCAAAG GTGTGACTCCGAAGAAGACTGTTTACATCGAATCCCCCCTGCCCGACAATGAAATAACAGTGAGACAAAAGAGTCTCATCTACCACGAGGAGAGTTTGAAGCTGTGCTTTACGAAGAAAGGAACAAGAAACGTTTGCCATTTAATGACGGAACTTCCTGTGGACGATCGGGAACCCTCGCTG GAAGGCTCCCAAAGAAACATGATCCCCCTCGCCAGCGATGATCTCGACTTTGGAGTGGACCTCACCGACCTGGAGACTTTTGGAGAGGCACCAAACGCAAAAGTGCAGAAGACGCAAAACCAGCCACTGAAACATGTTCAAAGTACGAGTTCGCCTCTTTCAAACAAGGAAAAACGGCTCACCAATCCTCTCAGCGGGAGTTCACAAGAGGAGATGGGCGCCTCCGTGTCCGATATCAAACACTACGTAGCAACAGAGCAGACGAGTCCGACGGTTGTCAAGGAAGCTAATGAGGCAACCGCTACAAAGCCAACATACGAGTCCGATAAAGAAAGTGACCAAGACTTTGAGGATGACAGACTGATCATCGATGACTCAACATCACCATCTCAAGCAGCGACACCCACCCCCGCCTCCGTGCCCGTGGCCTCGGCATCGCCCTCTCACGAAAAGGGGACACCATGCAGGCAAGCATCCAAACGAGCGAAGGCCCCAACCGACCAGCTGGGGAAGATCTTGCGCATGCAAACGGCCATGTTCAGCGCGACCAGCGACGCGGCCACCAAAAGCCCCGCTTCGTCTCAGGAAACCGTCTCGCCCACCCGGTGTGTGGAACCCCCGCGCCACACCCTCGCGCTGTCCCTAGTGAAACCTTGCGTGACCTCTTACTTGGAGAGAAACCGGCAACAGGGTGGAGAAACCTCAGCTGCTCCTCCGGTGATCCACACGGACTCTCCGGAGAAGAAAA AAATATTGTCCCAGGAGCTGCAGGCCGGCGCTGAGGACGAACAAGACTACGAGTCCCCGGAGAGAGGCAACCTGCTGTACAAGCTCTTCAGTCTCCAAGATGTTCTCCTCATAGTGCGCACCTCAGTCCCCGTCGCCCAATCCAGGAAAATATTCCCAAACCCAAGCCAT GTTGTACCGGTGCATGTTTTGCCCAAGCTGGAGTACCAGCTGTGTCACGGGGTCGAGTGTCTGAGTAACAGCGAGGCTTGCCAGCTTTGGACGGAAAGGGCACTTCACTCCAGTACAGTTTCCTtcgtag GCCGGTGA